The proteins below are encoded in one region of Ostrea edulis chromosome 3, xbOstEdul1.1, whole genome shotgun sequence:
- the LOC125675591 gene encoding zinc finger protein 431-like: MYPLTLLVTPEIKTEAKDDFEGKQHQEKKKTKKKIEDRFKCGVCTKAFNYASLLRAHMRTHTGDKPFKCETCGRGFTQSSILRKHRRIHTGDRPYNCQVCGKTFSRSEHLTTHARVHTGVKPYKCDVCDKAFKQSSGLKRHKRIHTGEPTETYSVEYTCGVCSREFHYVSQLEAHMRTHTGEKPYECEYCDMSFSRSGHLRCHKRIHTGEKPYHCEMCGKSFRRRQHLRSHKMTHTGHKPYKCKMCDKAFNQSSSLQMHIRTHTGAKPYNCDVCGRAFNRSSNLHRHKIIHTGERPYKCTLCLKTFRQSSNLQTHLKRHAARATACSEDPVETEDPVETEDPVEAEDPVEAEDSVEAEDPVEADDPVEAEDPVEADDPVEADDPVEAEDSVEADDPVEAEDPVEAEDSVEADDPVEAEDPVEAEVSSEEEPQ; the protein is encoded by the coding sequence ATGTACCCTTTGACCTTGTTGGTGACCCCTGAAATCAAGACCGAAGCTAAGGATGACTTCGAGGGCAAACAGCATCAGGAGAAAAAGAAGACAAAGAAGAAAATTGAGGACCGATTTAAATGTGGGGTTTGTACTAAGGCATTTAATTACGCATCGCTCTTGCGGGCCCACATGAGAACACACACAGGGGACAAGCCTTTTAAGTGCGAGACCTGCGGAAGAGGTTTCACACAGTCATCAATTTTGCGAAAACATCGAAGAATACATACAGGTGACAGGCCGTATAACTGTCAAGTGTGTGGGAAGACTTTTAGCCGGTCAGAGCATTTAACAACACACGCTCGTGTACACACGGGCGTTAAaccttataaatgtgatgtttGTGACAAGGCGTTCAAGCAGTCGTCTGGGCTAAAGAGACACAAACGCATACACACAGGGGAACCGACGGAGACCTACAGTGTCGAGTACACGTGTGGAGTTTGTAGTCGTGAATTTCACTACGTGTCTCAACTAGAGGCACACATGCGGACACATACTGGAGAAAAACCATACGAATGTGAATACTGTGACATGTCTTTCAGTCGTTCGGGGCATCTGCGGTGTCACAAGAGAATTCACACGGGAGAGAAACCTTACCACTGTGAAATGTGCGGAAAGTCATTCCGTCGTAGACAACACTTACGCAGTCATAAGATGACACACACGGGACATAAACCATACAAATGCAAAATGTGTGATAAAGCATTTAATCAGTCTTCAAGTTTACAGATGCACATCAGGACACACACGGGGGCTAAACCATACAACTGTGATGTGTGTGGTAGGGCCTTTAATCGGTCTTCCAACCTTCACAGACATAAGATTATACATACTGGTGAAAGACCATACAAGTGTACCTTGTGTTTGAAGACATTTCGACAGTCGTCCAATTTGCAGACCCACCTGAAGCGCCATGCTGCTCGAGCCACGGCCTGCAGTGAAGACCCAGTGGAGACAGAGGACCCAGTGGAGACTGAGGACCCAGTGGAGGCTGAGGACCCAGTGGAGGCTGAGGATTCAGTGGAGGCTGAGGACCCAGTGGAGGCTGACGACCCAGTGGAGGCTGAGGACCCAGTGGAGGCTGACGACCCAGTGGAGGCTGACGACCCAGTGGAGGCTGAGGATTCAGTGGAGGCTGACGACCCAGTGGAGGCTGAGGACCCAGTGGAGGCTGAGGATTCAGTGGAGGCTGACGACCCAGTGGAGGCTGAGGACCCAGTGGAGGctgaggtctcatccgaagaagaACCACAGTAA